One segment of Candidatus Melainabacteria bacterium DNA contains the following:
- a CDS encoding response regulator, translating to MQQQKADQSNNSNKEFLNSLSTIVWKMDMQTRSLTQINNTVYPLLGYTCEECIQSQSLWDDTLHKDDKARLNKDFQEGATFYDRVVRRRKKDGSFLWLREIVNIVQETGKPPRMFGVSLNAASALQHQDDTQMILDSVPAMVWYKDTENRIILVNKAAAAASGVKPEDLNGKSCWELYPDEADQYYQDDLSVINSGKPRIGILEQVVARGGEKIWVQTDKIPCFDDNGKVVGIICFVIDVTDNKLKHDELNLARAVAELSLKETEARLDTVTRHMPGLIYQFKIHADGRRSFPYMSESCRGMTEYGPDELQANPELAFDIIHEEDRPLLAQAIQESMDTMDIFKWEGRMVTPSGKLRWVQASSTPTIQSNGDVVWNGMMMDISDLKTAQDKIKHLNQDLAQRVGILAAVNRELELLTHKLEVAYDQALQASRLKSEFVANISHEVRTPISAVIGMSDLLLDTALSDEQKQFAKIVRESAESLLTIINDILDFSKIEAGKVELENIEFEVHSILESCAELLSSTARRKGLELVTEIDPQIPKTLSGDPVRLRQILLNLTSNAIKFTERGEVTLRAVRINTDNNGQIWLRIEVIDTGIGVSEEARRLLFHPFVQADGSTTRRYGGTGLGLSICKNLVELMGGEIGVESREGEGSTFWFTVPFTYDQDDSIPPGDLRSARVLIVDQAQASRVILENYFSAAKVSVTFASTKNATIDCLNQAFQDTEPFNIVIINLANEDVDGFDLASQILETPTLATAKIIFLTSFDERDKVNKALAMGVSACLTKPIRQTQLIETIRSLCRSNEAGYFEPNSSQNGNGSKGSNGSGRTLSMPQKSASEAAFLLTKSVSADTTPVVAGLHPACTKPILLAEDNPVMQELGVRQLKKMGIVAVPVSSGVEVVEAIKTGDYSLILMDCQMPEMDGFEATRAVREIEKSTGKHIPIIAMTASAMRGDRENCIAAGMDDYMSKPVGKQQLIAVLERWLGKNAPPAPETMNFAPEPAETDAPLNVVKLTSLYGEQGLPELLRSFLAEGEKLIKSINQHICDRNDKDLATEAHQLKGLCAVMTIEELEKLSQKLEQAAKQSSWEQAEVICEHIDGSFATVTNFIKRLLE from the coding sequence ATGCAACAGCAAAAAGCTGACCAGTCCAACAATTCCAACAAAGAATTTCTTAATTCTTTGAGCACGATTGTCTGGAAAATGGACATGCAGACTCGTTCTCTGACGCAAATCAACAACACCGTCTACCCGCTTCTCGGCTATACATGCGAGGAGTGCATTCAGAGCCAATCTTTGTGGGACGATACGCTGCACAAAGACGACAAAGCCAGGCTGAACAAAGATTTTCAGGAAGGCGCCACTTTTTACGATCGAGTTGTGCGCCGCCGCAAAAAAGACGGGAGTTTTCTCTGGCTGCGCGAAATTGTCAACATCGTTCAGGAAACCGGGAAACCGCCGCGCATGTTTGGCGTTTCACTAAATGCAGCGTCGGCTTTGCAACATCAAGACGATACGCAGATGATTCTGGACTCGGTACCAGCTATGGTCTGGTACAAAGATACGGAAAATCGCATCATTCTGGTCAACAAAGCAGCGGCTGCAGCTTCGGGCGTTAAACCAGAAGATCTGAACGGCAAATCGTGTTGGGAGCTTTACCCTGATGAAGCCGACCAGTATTACCAGGACGACCTCAGCGTCATAAATTCAGGCAAGCCCCGTATCGGCATCCTGGAGCAGGTTGTGGCCAGAGGCGGTGAAAAAATCTGGGTACAGACAGACAAGATTCCTTGTTTCGACGATAACGGCAAGGTTGTCGGCATCATCTGCTTCGTCATCGATGTCACTGACAACAAACTCAAACACGACGAGCTGAATCTGGCGCGTGCAGTGGCCGAACTGTCGTTAAAAGAGACAGAAGCACGACTGGACACTGTGACGCGCCATATGCCGGGTCTTATCTATCAGTTTAAGATTCACGCAGATGGTCGGCGATCTTTTCCTTATATGAGTGAAAGCTGTCGCGGCATGACTGAATACGGACCCGATGAATTGCAGGCCAATCCTGAGCTTGCGTTCGACATCATCCACGAAGAAGACCGCCCCTTACTGGCGCAAGCGATTCAAGAATCGATGGATACTATGGACATCTTCAAGTGGGAAGGTCGAATGGTCACGCCATCTGGAAAACTGAGGTGGGTGCAGGCTTCATCGACGCCAACCATTCAAAGCAACGGAGACGTCGTCTGGAACGGCATGATGATGGACATCTCTGATTTAAAAACGGCACAAGACAAAATCAAACACCTCAATCAAGATTTAGCACAGCGAGTAGGAATTCTCGCTGCTGTCAATCGCGAACTGGAGCTGCTCACACATAAGCTGGAAGTGGCATACGATCAGGCTCTGCAAGCATCAAGATTGAAATCCGAATTTGTGGCCAACATCAGTCACGAGGTGCGCACACCTATCAGTGCCGTGATTGGCATGTCTGATTTGCTCTTAGACACTGCCCTTTCGGACGAACAAAAGCAGTTTGCCAAAATCGTTAGAGAGTCAGCAGAATCGCTGCTGACAATCATTAACGACATCCTTGATTTCTCGAAAATAGAAGCAGGAAAAGTTGAACTCGAAAACATAGAATTCGAAGTGCATTCAATTCTCGAAAGTTGCGCAGAGCTACTTTCTTCAACAGCCAGGCGAAAAGGGCTGGAGCTGGTCACTGAAATAGATCCTCAGATACCCAAAACCCTTTCCGGCGACCCCGTCAGGCTGCGCCAGATCCTTTTGAATCTGACCAGCAATGCGATCAAATTCACGGAGCGGGGCGAAGTGACACTGCGTGCGGTGCGCATCAACACTGACAACAACGGACAGATCTGGCTGCGTATAGAAGTCATCGACACTGGCATCGGTGTTTCAGAAGAGGCGCGCCGACTTTTATTTCACCCTTTCGTGCAAGCAGACGGCTCGACCACGAGAAGATATGGCGGCACCGGACTGGGACTGTCGATCTGCAAAAATCTGGTCGAGTTAATGGGGGGTGAAATCGGTGTTGAAAGCCGTGAGGGAGAAGGTTCGACTTTCTGGTTCACAGTACCATTTACGTACGATCAAGACGATTCGATCCCGCCAGGCGATTTAAGAAGCGCACGAGTACTTATCGTCGATCAAGCGCAGGCAAGTCGAGTAATTTTAGAGAATTATTTCTCCGCAGCCAAAGTCTCCGTCACATTTGCAAGCACCAAAAACGCCACTATCGACTGCCTCAATCAGGCTTTCCAGGACACAGAGCCATTCAACATTGTCATTATCAATCTGGCAAACGAAGATGTGGATGGATTCGACCTGGCCAGTCAGATTCTGGAAACTCCGACGCTAGCGACTGCGAAGATAATTTTCCTGACCTCATTCGATGAGAGAGATAAAGTCAATAAAGCTCTTGCTATGGGGGTTTCAGCATGTCTCACTAAGCCGATACGGCAAACGCAGCTGATTGAAACGATACGTTCGCTTTGCCGAAGCAACGAGGCTGGGTACTTCGAGCCAAACTCCAGTCAAAACGGGAACGGATCGAAAGGGTCTAACGGGTCAGGACGAACCCTGTCGATGCCTCAAAAATCAGCTTCAGAAGCCGCCTTTCTCCTCACAAAATCAGTGTCAGCGGACACGACGCCTGTGGTAGCAGGGCTGCATCCTGCCTGCACGAAGCCTATCTTGCTGGCCGAAGACAATCCCGTTATGCAAGAACTGGGCGTGAGACAGCTAAAGAAGATGGGCATCGTCGCTGTGCCGGTCAGCTCGGGAGTAGAAGTAGTCGAAGCGATAAAGACAGGCGACTATTCGCTCATTTTGATGGACTGCCAGATGCCTGAGATGGACGGATTCGAAGCTACTCGCGCCGTTCGCGAAATAGAAAAATCTACTGGCAAGCATATTCCAATCATAGCCATGACAGCCAGCGCCATGCGTGGCGACCGCGAAAATTGCATCGCTGCCGGCATGGACGACTATATGAGCAAACCAGTTGGAAAACAGCAACTAATTGCAGTACTCGAACGCTGGCTGGGAAAGAATGCACCGCCCGCCCCGGAAACGATGAACTTCGCCCCAGAGCCGGCTGAAACTGACGCACCTCTAAACGTTGTCAAACTCACATCGCTCTACGGTGAACAGGGGCTGCCTGAGCTGCTGCGCTCATTTTTAGCCGAAGGTGAAAAACTGATCAAATCAATCAATCAACATATATGCGATCGGAATGATAAAGATTTAGCCACCGAAGCTCACCAACTTAAAGGGCTGTGCGCAGTCATGACAATCGAAGAGCTGGAAAAGCTCAGCCAGAAGCTTGAACAAGCTGCCAAGCAATCCTCTTGGGAACAAGCAGAGGTGATTTGCGAGCACATAGATGGCAGTTTTGCGACGGTAACGAATTTCATCAAGCGCTTGTTGGAATAA
- a CDS encoding SMC family ATPase: protein MSYADATLDLSGVDVACLSGQNGAGKSALLDAITWALWECARASSDEMIRLTEKEMWVDIVFTHEGQRYRVRRSRQKGASKTGSKSTSKGTLELQVFSTETPVLAAVGARTNSTEMMQTEDDGSWRTLTSGSMRETQKTICDLLRMDFDTFVNSAYLRQGRADEFTTRAPAERKQVLSEILGLSYFDRLQAKAKDSARTLKAKADYLENALSTQADTESRLQEAKSSLDQVKAEFETVNERTQKAANLVAQLTTDWQQISLAEQKIQSSRAQLSDLSGDIEKLTAQKQDLERRLGEIDALVRQSPEIESAANRFQALKLEAEELDRKALTMQEFTAQKSELQTQLAKIRSRIEYELGGAQATLADAQKKIVKLNADLHDSEKIELSYGQYKELVKQEIEMTKSQETFTKLTARVNDLQSIISESRIRLEADLGQKELSAQDLEKLLLSKDTLTNQKVQLETETLQMEKLETEFDLVQERGLQIKSSLETTEQAIELLKRNQKENLEKVAELHAHADSSICPLCSAPIVDRAAVVARYLKQNEAMDAQISEHKDQCMRLEVERGNLRKQYAELRKKLDGRKHLDIQIGQYNEKLGSIERAENQILQLKSEIETIRLRLEKLDYAQLEKESLISLKAEIHKLEFDPLVYSNLQSQLRMQRHIEARFQQLQRDKSELQRLQTEMPRWEETVANLTSQIAGESYGDEIRDQLKSLQEKLNSLAYDRNAHDALKHQISELLPNSELFRDLQRALSDKPALEQSDKACSEMLFSKQAQVVSLQNDLQKLEAQILSAPHLKVELEAKTGELAANQLEREALGKRLAVIESTIERLNKDLGEFIAQKKQLEDCKKEIDDYLFLSEAFGKKGIQAVIIENAIPEIETESNRILSRLTENKMHVGLITQNKNKSGSVTETLELVIADEMGTRNYELFSGGEAFKVNFAVRVALSRLLARRSGARLETLIIDEGFGSQDDISRDRLVKAIKAVQTDFARILVITHMADIKEMFPNQIAVSKVDGCSQLQLVY, encoded by the coding sequence ATGAGCTACGCTGATGCGACACTCGATCTGTCGGGCGTAGATGTGGCTTGCCTTTCCGGACAGAATGGTGCGGGCAAATCAGCATTGCTCGATGCAATCACCTGGGCATTATGGGAATGCGCCAGAGCATCATCAGACGAGATGATCAGATTGACCGAAAAGGAAATGTGGGTCGATATCGTCTTCACCCATGAAGGTCAAAGATATCGAGTCAGACGATCGCGGCAGAAGGGAGCCTCTAAAACCGGAAGCAAATCGACCAGTAAGGGCACACTCGAGCTTCAAGTTTTCAGCACTGAAACACCAGTGCTGGCAGCGGTAGGCGCACGTACAAATTCGACCGAAATGATGCAAACAGAAGACGACGGTTCATGGAGAACGCTTACATCTGGAAGCATGCGTGAAACTCAAAAAACAATATGCGATTTGCTGCGCATGGACTTCGATACTTTCGTCAACAGTGCATACTTACGCCAGGGTCGAGCCGACGAATTTACAACGAGAGCACCAGCTGAACGAAAACAAGTCTTGTCCGAGATTCTCGGGCTTTCCTATTTCGACAGGTTACAGGCCAAAGCGAAAGACTCGGCGCGCACACTGAAGGCAAAAGCCGATTACTTAGAAAATGCGTTGAGTACACAGGCAGATACCGAAAGTCGCTTGCAAGAAGCGAAATCTTCACTTGATCAGGTGAAAGCAGAATTCGAAACAGTCAATGAACGAACACAGAAGGCAGCAAACCTGGTCGCGCAGTTAACAACAGACTGGCAACAAATCAGTCTCGCCGAACAAAAAATCCAATCAAGTCGAGCCCAACTGTCTGATCTGTCAGGCGATATCGAAAAGCTAACTGCGCAAAAGCAAGATCTTGAGCGTCGCCTCGGCGAAATTGATGCGCTAGTCAGACAGTCACCTGAAATTGAAAGCGCCGCAAATCGATTTCAGGCACTAAAACTGGAAGCAGAAGAACTCGATCGCAAAGCACTGACGATGCAGGAATTTACCGCTCAGAAATCTGAACTGCAGACGCAGCTGGCAAAAATTCGCAGCCGCATCGAATACGAACTGGGTGGTGCTCAAGCCACTCTCGCAGACGCACAAAAGAAAATTGTAAAACTGAACGCAGATCTGCACGACAGCGAAAAGATAGAACTTTCGTACGGTCAATACAAAGAGCTGGTCAAACAAGAAATTGAGATGACCAAATCACAAGAGACCTTCACAAAGCTGACTGCCAGAGTGAACGATCTGCAATCGATAATTTCCGAGTCGCGCATCAGGCTCGAAGCAGATCTCGGACAAAAAGAGCTGTCGGCGCAAGACCTCGAAAAGCTGCTACTCAGCAAAGATACCCTGACGAATCAGAAGGTACAGCTCGAAACAGAAACATTGCAAATGGAGAAGCTCGAAACCGAGTTTGACCTTGTTCAAGAGCGAGGATTGCAAATCAAATCCTCGCTGGAGACAACAGAACAGGCAATCGAGCTGCTAAAACGAAATCAAAAGGAAAACCTGGAAAAAGTTGCGGAGTTGCATGCTCATGCAGACTCGAGCATTTGTCCGTTGTGCTCTGCCCCGATAGTCGATAGAGCTGCCGTCGTAGCCCGTTACCTGAAACAGAACGAAGCTATGGATGCGCAAATATCGGAACACAAAGATCAGTGTATGAGGCTTGAAGTTGAGCGCGGAAATTTGCGCAAACAGTACGCAGAGTTGCGCAAAAAACTCGATGGACGAAAGCATCTCGACATTCAAATTGGACAGTACAACGAAAAACTAGGTTCTATCGAACGCGCGGAGAATCAAATTCTTCAGCTGAAGTCAGAAATAGAAACAATTCGCCTCAGATTAGAAAAACTGGACTACGCTCAGCTCGAAAAAGAGAGCCTCATCTCATTGAAAGCTGAAATACACAAACTCGAATTTGATCCGCTCGTCTATTCAAATCTGCAAAGCCAGCTGCGCATGCAGCGTCACATCGAAGCGCGCTTTCAGCAGTTACAGCGAGATAAGAGTGAGCTGCAGCGTTTGCAGACAGAGATGCCCAGGTGGGAGGAAACAGTCGCCAACTTAACCAGCCAAATTGCCGGCGAAAGTTATGGCGACGAGATACGAGATCAGCTGAAGTCGCTGCAAGAAAAACTAAACTCTCTCGCATACGATCGTAATGCCCACGATGCACTTAAACATCAAATCTCAGAACTGCTTCCCAACAGCGAATTATTCAGAGATCTCCAGCGCGCGCTAAGCGACAAACCGGCTCTAGAACAGTCGGATAAAGCCTGCAGCGAGATGCTGTTCAGTAAACAGGCACAAGTCGTCTCACTGCAAAACGACTTGCAAAAGCTGGAAGCGCAAATTCTCAGTGCCCCTCACCTGAAAGTCGAACTCGAGGCAAAAACAGGAGAGTTAGCAGCCAATCAGTTAGAACGTGAGGCTCTCGGAAAGCGACTGGCTGTAATTGAATCCACAATAGAAAGATTGAACAAAGATCTGGGCGAATTCATTGCCCAAAAGAAACAGCTAGAAGACTGCAAGAAAGAAATTGACGATTATCTATTTCTTTCTGAAGCTTTTGGTAAGAAGGGCATTCAGGCGGTGATCATCGAAAATGCCATCCCTGAAATCGAAACCGAATCAAACCGAATACTATCTCGTTTGACTGAAAATAAAATGCACGTCGGTTTGATCACCCAGAACAAAAACAAATCGGGCAGCGTAACTGAGACGTTGGAGTTAGTCATTGCCGATGAAATGGGCACCAGAAATTACGAGCTGTTCAGCGGCGGCGAGGCATTCAAAGTCAACTTTGCGGTGCGGGTTGCACTTTCCAGGCTACTTGCCAGACGATCTGGGGCGCGATTGGAAACGCTGATTATCGACGAGGGCTTCGGCTCACAAGATGACATAAGCCGCGATAGGCTGGTGAAAGCGATCAAAGCAGTGCAAACAGACTTTGCCCGCATTCTGGTGATCACCCACATGGCTGACATCAAAGAGATGTTCCCCAATCAGATCGCTGTTAGCAAGGTGGATGGTTGCTCACAACTGCAGCTTGTCTACTAG
- a CDS encoding response regulator — translation MSYRLLLIEDSPTQLMTIKRTLEGEGYTILEARNGAEGLARAYNELPDLIISDVVMSGINGYQLARLVKNDPDLAQTPVILLTKLDGSVDRFWGLKSGAERYIPKEPGFPNLIKAVREILGEAQVQPRLRILSDASRSPTSEEINNRLNQLLERLLFEATIVDEVRRIGEDILDLEVITEKLFALLASIITYQSCALVVNQGRFSSLMLDLSKDSQESAVKSYVSKVALQLGLPPLREEVQRTANFPENALTQPIDMTGLRLGLLIVLPYPNQAYKPGDQKVVRLIAEQLSIVLRLYQSHAQREGAPVPTS, via the coding sequence ATGAGCTACAGACTTCTTCTTATTGAAGACAGCCCAACTCAGCTTATGACCATCAAGAGAACTCTTGAAGGTGAAGGCTATACAATTTTAGAAGCGCGGAACGGCGCAGAGGGCTTGGCTCGTGCTTACAACGAGCTGCCTGATTTGATCATTTCAGATGTGGTCATGTCGGGCATTAACGGTTATCAATTAGCTCGATTGGTAAAAAATGATCCTGACCTGGCTCAGACTCCCGTAATACTGCTGACCAAGCTAGACGGCTCGGTCGATCGCTTCTGGGGTTTGAAGTCTGGAGCCGAACGCTATATTCCTAAAGAGCCGGGATTTCCCAATCTGATCAAGGCCGTTCGAGAGATTTTGGGAGAGGCTCAAGTGCAGCCTCGTCTTCGCATACTGAGTGACGCCAGCCGCAGCCCCACGTCAGAGGAAATCAACAATCGTCTGAATCAGCTGTTGGAACGATTGCTTTTCGAGGCTACCATTGTTGATGAGGTGCGCAGAATCGGTGAAGACATTCTGGACCTGGAAGTAATCACTGAAAAGCTGTTCGCTTTGCTGGCTTCAATCATTACCTATCAATCTTGTGCGCTTGTCGTCAATCAGGGACGGTTTTCCAGCCTGATGCTCGATTTGTCTAAAGACAGTCAGGAATCGGCAGTCAAGTCTTATGTTTCCAAGGTCGCCTTGCAGCTAGGATTGCCGCCGCTGCGTGAGGAAGTTCAGCGAACGGCTAATTTCCCAGAGAACGCGCTTACTCAGCCTATTGATATGACCGGTCTGCGCCTCGGATTGCTGATCGTGTTGCCTTACCCTAATCAGGCTTACAAACCTGGAGATCAGAAAGTAGTGCGATTGATAGCCGAACAGCTTTCGATCGTGCTCAGACTCTACCAGTCGCATGCACAACGAGAAGGCGCGCCAGTGCCAACTTCCTAG
- a CDS encoding XRE family transcriptional regulator: MLERMGLIIAAKRAEMCIGQKELADRAGIHRTYISDIERGRRNVTIGTLNKIAEVLGMTVGQLLLTAERAHAEEQTKDGKVIAELAVPELKAESDKRIS, from the coding sequence ATGCTCGAGCGAATGGGATTAATTATTGCTGCCAAGCGGGCAGAGATGTGTATCGGTCAAAAGGAACTGGCAGACCGTGCAGGCATCCACCGGACCTATATCAGCGATATTGAACGTGGTCGCCGCAACGTCACAATTGGCACTCTCAATAAAATTGCAGAGGTGCTGGGTATGACAGTCGGTCAGTTGCTTCTCACAGCGGAAAGAGCGCATGCTGAAGAACAGACGAAAGACGGCAAGGTTATTGCTGAGCTCGCCGTTCCCGAGTTAAAAGCCGAAAGCGATAAGAGAATTTCATAA
- a CDS encoding penicillin acylase family protein, translated as MLRILALVLLLTLLGVPTFGWWLAQRSLPVMDGIVAAPQLVRSAMVKYDDRGIPYIEASSAHDIFFTQGYITASQRMFQMDILRRTALGELSGLLGPSSLAEDKLNRTIGFNRIAKEEWKKTSRKTRADIQAYCDGVNAYLSANQGKISPEFLLLGSEPSKWNPTDSIAILKYNQYTLEESWRLDDLKQRVLDKIGDQQAGTLFSQTFQKDLIGQNLNPAENIRGTISELSNFPRAPQSAWGSNSWAVAAPFSDSKGALLACDKHSGFTSPDEWFICSLASGEMHLAGATIPGVPGILIGRNADIGWSSVALKADTQDLFLEQFAPQFPGKYHSPTGWENVVELTEAIPVRFGKPLLHKVLVTKHGPILSKTETTGVALAWSGADSGTTPVFDSIWAINQAKSWQDFNAALSHYAGSAQTFLFVDRLGNIGYQCAGNIPVRVVNNGNQLMPGWQANSEWRGRAAFASLPSGFKPAANYVVADSPALFNGYNFNNPFRAMRVESALESLKKSNQKVGLPDMAYLQCDQLAHLSALVKKEVKQASTRTESIDKLQLSAITALDQWDGQMTPNSVAASIYESFIITFAKRILEPKLGTEMTLEYMRRYPRWSVFVEQVLSQKPKEWLPPEERTYETFVLTTFGAAIKNLTVASKSEDQKQWQWQKFHKINFDSHLADVSPWLHSAIGTFLEIAAVGVGGDADTVNACNVDFQAEPWLFKCDSGPTVRLLIDMADPDQFFESIPLGQSGHILSSNRADQLKPWLEGKPLPVAFSNAQLDKQQEHKLILNNE; from the coding sequence GTGCTCAGAATATTAGCGCTTGTTCTTTTGCTGACTCTGTTGGGAGTTCCGACTTTTGGTTGGTGGCTTGCACAACGGTCTTTGCCGGTCATGGACGGAATCGTCGCAGCACCGCAGCTTGTGCGTTCAGCTATGGTCAAATACGACGATCGCGGCATTCCGTACATCGAAGCATCCTCCGCGCACGACATATTTTTTACGCAAGGATACATAACTGCGTCGCAAAGAATGTTCCAAATGGATATTCTGCGCCGCACCGCTCTTGGTGAGTTATCAGGGCTGCTGGGACCGTCTTCACTGGCCGAAGACAAGTTGAACCGCACAATCGGATTCAATCGTATCGCTAAAGAAGAGTGGAAGAAAACGTCTCGAAAAACTCGTGCAGATATCCAGGCCTACTGTGACGGCGTTAATGCATATCTGTCAGCCAATCAAGGCAAGATCAGCCCTGAATTCTTGCTTCTAGGCAGTGAACCGAGCAAATGGAATCCGACTGATTCGATAGCTATCCTGAAATACAATCAATACACGCTGGAAGAATCATGGCGTCTGGACGACTTAAAGCAGCGAGTGCTGGATAAAATCGGCGATCAGCAGGCCGGCACTTTGTTCAGTCAAACATTCCAAAAGGACTTGATCGGACAAAACCTTAACCCCGCAGAAAACATTCGCGGAACAATCAGCGAATTGAGCAACTTTCCACGGGCTCCCCAATCTGCCTGGGGCAGCAACTCATGGGCGGTTGCCGCACCATTCTCTGACAGTAAAGGGGCGTTGCTCGCCTGCGACAAACACTCAGGCTTCACTTCGCCTGATGAATGGTTTATTTGTTCACTGGCATCAGGAGAAATGCACCTGGCCGGTGCCACCATACCTGGTGTGCCAGGAATTCTGATCGGGCGCAATGCAGACATAGGTTGGAGCAGCGTGGCTCTCAAGGCCGACACTCAAGACCTATTTCTGGAGCAGTTTGCCCCTCAATTTCCCGGTAAGTATCACAGCCCGACAGGCTGGGAGAACGTCGTCGAGCTGACGGAAGCGATTCCTGTGCGATTCGGCAAACCCCTGCTTCACAAAGTGCTGGTCACCAAACATGGACCCATCCTTTCCAAGACAGAGACGACGGGTGTCGCTCTCGCCTGGTCTGGTGCTGACTCAGGCACTACGCCAGTCTTCGATTCGATCTGGGCTATTAATCAAGCCAAGTCATGGCAAGATTTCAACGCCGCCTTATCGCATTATGCAGGTTCGGCGCAAACCTTTTTGTTCGTCGATAGACTGGGCAATATAGGCTACCAGTGCGCAGGGAACATACCAGTCAGAGTCGTTAACAACGGCAACCAGCTCATGCCGGGCTGGCAAGCCAACTCTGAATGGCGCGGAAGAGCAGCGTTTGCCAGCCTGCCTTCAGGATTCAAACCGGCGGCAAATTACGTTGTTGCCGACTCGCCCGCACTTTTCAATGGGTACAATTTCAACAATCCATTTCGCGCTATGCGCGTCGAAAGCGCTCTTGAGTCACTGAAAAAGAGCAACCAGAAAGTCGGTCTGCCTGACATGGCTTATCTGCAATGCGACCAGCTGGCCCATCTTTCCGCACTGGTGAAGAAAGAAGTAAAACAAGCCAGCACTCGCACCGAAAGCATCGACAAATTACAGCTTTCTGCCATCACTGCGCTTGACCAGTGGGACGGACAGATGACACCGAACAGCGTCGCTGCCAGCATCTACGAATCATTCATCATCACCTTTGCCAAACGCATACTGGAACCGAAGCTGGGCACGGAGATGACTCTGGAATACATGAGGCGCTATCCACGCTGGTCTGTGTTTGTCGAGCAAGTACTCAGTCAAAAACCTAAAGAATGGTTACCGCCTGAAGAGCGCACATACGAAACTTTTGTCCTCACCACATTTGGTGCGGCGATTAAGAACCTCACTGTTGCCTCAAAATCAGAAGACCAGAAACAATGGCAATGGCAGAAGTTCCACAAGATAAACTTTGATTCGCACCTGGCAGATGTATCACCCTGGTTGCACTCGGCAATCGGCACGTTTCTCGAAATTGCAGCAGTTGGAGTGGGTGGAGACGCAGATACAGTCAATGCTTGCAATGTCGACTTCCAGGCAGAGCCCTGGCTATTCAAATGCGACTCTGGTCCAACCGTGCGTTTGCTCATCGACATGGCAGACCCCGACCAATTTTTCGAATCAATTCCTTTAGGACAATCCGGTCACATTCTATCCTCGAATAGAGCAGACCAACTCAAACCCTGGTTAGAGGGGAAACCGCTCCCAGTAGCCTTCTCCAATGCCCAACTCGATAAACAACAAGAACACAAACTAATTTTGAACAATGAATGA